From Marivirga harenae, one genomic window encodes:
- a CDS encoding bifunctional 5,10-methylenetetrahydrofolate dehydrogenase/5,10-methenyltetrahydrofolate cyclohydrolase: MPILLDGKKISSQIKEELKGKVEALKKEGGKVPHLSAILVGTDGASQTYVEAKVKDCQEIGFESSKILFDDSISEAELLSEVEKLNNDERVDGFIVQLPLPKHIDVNKVLNAIKPEKDVDGFHPVNYGRMASNLPAYVPATPFGVMELLKRYDIPTKGKHCVVVGRSHIVGSPVSILMGSANYPGDATVTLTHRYTVDLAKYTKQADILIVAVGKPGLITADMVKNDVVVIDVGTTRVPDSSKKSGFALKGDVLFDEVSKKATHITPVPGGVGPMTRAGLLMNTWLASQKEIYGQELV, from the coding sequence ATGCCTATTTTATTAGATGGGAAGAAAATTTCTTCTCAAATAAAAGAAGAGTTAAAAGGGAAAGTTGAAGCATTAAAGAAGGAAGGCGGTAAGGTACCTCATCTTTCGGCCATATTGGTCGGGACTGATGGCGCCAGCCAAACTTATGTGGAAGCCAAAGTGAAAGATTGTCAAGAAATTGGTTTTGAGTCTTCGAAAATTCTTTTTGATGATTCCATTTCAGAAGCAGAGCTTTTATCTGAGGTGGAGAAGTTAAATAATGATGAAAGAGTAGATGGTTTCATTGTTCAATTACCCTTGCCAAAGCATATTGATGTAAATAAAGTGCTGAATGCCATCAAGCCCGAAAAAGATGTAGATGGATTTCATCCGGTTAATTACGGCAGAATGGCATCTAATTTACCAGCGTATGTTCCTGCAACTCCTTTTGGAGTTATGGAATTATTGAAAAGATATGATATTCCAACAAAAGGGAAACATTGCGTTGTGGTCGGAAGAAGTCATATAGTTGGTTCGCCAGTTTCAATATTGATGGGTAGCGCTAATTATCCTGGAGATGCTACCGTTACTTTAACACATAGATACACTGTCGATTTAGCAAAATATACCAAGCAAGCAGACATTTTAATAGTAGCCGTTGGAAAGCCAGGCTTAATCACTGCTGACATGGTGAAGAACGATGTTGTAGTGATTGATGTAGGAACAACTAGAGTTCCCGATTCAAGTAAAAAATCAGGCTTTGCTTTAAAAGGAGATGTTTTATTTGATGAAGTATCGAAGAAGGCTACTCATATAACACCTGTGCCGGGTGGGGTAGGGCCAATGACAAGAGCAGGCTTATTAATGAATACATGGTTAGCTTCCCAAAAAGAGATTTATGGACAAGAACTCGTTTGA
- the lepA gene encoding translation elongation factor 4, producing MKNIRNFCIIAHIDHGKSTLADRLLDSTQTVNEREKMEQLLDNMDLERERGITIKSHAIQMEYKLNGEEYVYNLIDTPGHVDFSYEVSRSIAACEGALLIVDAAQGIQAQTISNLYLAIEHDLEIIPVLNKIDLPGAMIEEVSDQIIELIGCKKEDILHASAKEGIGIAEILEAIAHRIPAPVGDPKAPLQAMVFDSVFNPYRGIEVYFRVFNGEINKGDKIKFINTGKTYEADEIGILKLTQQPKNTISTGNVGYLISGIKVAKEVKVGDTVTHVDNPGKAVQGFENVKPMVYAGIYPVETSEFEELRASMEKLQLNDASLVWEPETSAALGFGFRCGFLGMLHMEIVQERLEREFDMTVITTVPSVQFHAFTKDGEMVKVSAPSELPDLGSIDHLEEPYIRAQIITKEDFVGPVISLCMDKRGEIKNQVYLTQSRVELTFHLPLAEIVFDFFDKLKTISKGYASLDYELVGYHTSNLVKLDILLNGDKVDALSAIVHRDKAYEWGKKLCEKLKELIPRQQFEIAVQAAIGTKVIARESVKALRKNVLAKCYGGDISRKRKLLEKQKKGKKRMRQVGNVEIPQEAFMAVLKLD from the coding sequence ATGAAGAATATTAGAAATTTTTGCATTATTGCACATATTGACCATGGTAAAAGTACCTTGGCAGACAGACTGTTAGATTCAACTCAAACAGTAAATGAGCGTGAGAAAATGGAACAGTTGTTGGATAATATGGATTTGGAGCGTGAGCGAGGCATCACCATCAAGTCACATGCAATCCAAATGGAGTATAAATTGAATGGTGAAGAGTATGTCTATAATCTTATTGACACTCCCGGTCATGTAGATTTTTCCTATGAAGTTTCGCGTTCCATAGCCGCTTGCGAAGGTGCGCTTTTGATTGTTGATGCCGCTCAAGGAATTCAGGCCCAAACTATTTCTAACCTCTATTTAGCTATAGAGCATGATTTGGAAATCATTCCCGTGCTTAACAAAATAGATTTGCCTGGAGCAATGATCGAGGAAGTCTCCGATCAGATTATTGAATTAATTGGTTGCAAAAAAGAAGATATTCTTCATGCAAGTGCTAAAGAAGGAATAGGTATTGCCGAAATTCTGGAAGCTATTGCACATAGAATTCCGGCACCAGTGGGAGACCCTAAAGCTCCACTGCAAGCTATGGTTTTCGATTCTGTTTTTAATCCGTATCGAGGTATTGAAGTTTATTTCAGGGTTTTTAATGGTGAAATCAATAAGGGTGATAAAATTAAATTCATCAATACTGGAAAAACCTACGAAGCTGATGAGATTGGAATTTTAAAACTGACGCAACAGCCAAAGAATACGATCAGCACAGGAAATGTTGGTTATTTAATAAGTGGAATCAAAGTAGCTAAAGAAGTTAAAGTGGGTGATACTGTCACTCATGTCGATAATCCAGGAAAAGCAGTTCAAGGCTTTGAAAACGTTAAGCCAATGGTCTATGCTGGTATTTATCCAGTAGAGACTTCAGAATTTGAAGAATTGAGAGCTTCAATGGAAAAACTTCAGTTGAATGATGCTTCCTTAGTATGGGAGCCTGAAACCTCTGCAGCTCTTGGATTTGGTTTCAGATGCGGTTTCTTGGGAATGTTGCACATGGAAATCGTGCAAGAGAGATTGGAGCGTGAATTTGACATGACAGTGATCACCACCGTTCCATCTGTGCAGTTCCATGCATTTACAAAAGATGGTGAAATGGTAAAAGTGAGTGCACCTTCTGAGTTGCCTGACTTAGGTAGCATTGACCATTTGGAAGAACCTTATATAAGAGCACAAATAATCACAAAAGAAGATTTTGTAGGCCCAGTGATTTCTCTTTGTATGGATAAAAGAGGGGAGATCAAAAATCAAGTTTATTTAACCCAATCAAGAGTTGAATTAACTTTCCATTTGCCTTTGGCTGAGATTGTATTTGATTTCTTTGACAAATTGAAAACGATTTCTAAGGGTTATGCATCTTTGGATTACGAATTGGTAGGTTATCACACCAGTAACCTTGTGAAATTGGATATCTTACTAAATGGTGATAAGGTGGACGCACTTTCTGCTATCGTTCATAGGGATAAAGCATATGAATGGGGTAAGAAGTTGTGTGAGAAGCTAAAGGAATTGATTCCTAGACAACAATTTGAGATTGCAGTTCAGGCAGCAATTGGCACCAAGGTTATTGCTAGAGAATCTGTTAAGGCTCTTCGTAAAAATGTATTGGCGAAGTGTTATGGAGGGGATATCTCGCGTAAGAGAAAGCTATTAGAAAAGCAGAAGAAAGGTAAAAAGAGGATGCGTCAGGTAGGAAATGTTGAAATTCCACAGGAAGCATTTATGGCGGTTCTTAAATTGGATTGA
- a CDS encoding GH3 auxin-responsive promoter family protein, with protein MGIRAVLSKPLAAIIVNQQKKWAARPALSQVKIFKNIIQKAKNTAFGKDHGFNNIQTYEDFKKQVPIRDYEGLKPYVDKILKGESDILWPGKPAYFAKTSGTTSGTKYIPITKDSIPNHINSAKNALLSYVHETGKSQFLDGKLIFLSGAPTLEQKAGINTGRLSGIVNHHVPNYLRTNQLPSYDTNCIEEWEEKLERIIDETLDQDMSLISGIPPWVQMYFDRIQARVKKPIKDIFPNFEMFVYGGVNFEPYKNKLYESIGKKVDSIETYPASEGFIAYQDTQTEGGLLLLLNSGIFFEFIPVEEYFDENPTRLMIDQVELDKNYALIINSNAGLWGYSIGDTVKFVSTDPYRVVVSGRIKHFISAFGEHVIGEEVENAMRATLEKFENVKITEFTVAPQVTPKSGLPHHEWFVEFDNPPIDLEAFSQELDINLRKRNSYYDDLITGNILTPLKIRTLKKASFINYMRSEGKLGGQNKVPRLSNDRKLAEALENYTH; from the coding sequence ATGGGAATACGTGCAGTACTAAGTAAACCTTTGGCGGCTATTATAGTCAACCAACAAAAAAAGTGGGCAGCTCGACCAGCTCTGTCGCAAGTAAAAATTTTTAAGAATATCATCCAAAAAGCTAAAAATACCGCTTTTGGAAAAGACCATGGCTTTAATAATATTCAAACTTATGAAGATTTCAAAAAGCAAGTCCCAATCCGGGATTACGAAGGTCTTAAGCCCTATGTAGATAAAATATTAAAAGGAGAATCAGATATACTTTGGCCCGGAAAACCAGCCTATTTTGCTAAAACTAGTGGAACCACCTCCGGAACTAAATATATTCCCATCACAAAAGATTCAATTCCAAACCATATTAATAGTGCAAAAAATGCTTTATTGAGCTACGTTCATGAAACCGGAAAATCGCAATTCTTGGACGGGAAATTAATATTTTTATCGGGCGCACCCACATTAGAACAAAAAGCGGGAATTAATACTGGGCGCTTATCGGGAATAGTGAATCATCATGTTCCTAATTATCTCAGAACTAATCAACTCCCCTCCTATGATACGAACTGCATAGAGGAATGGGAAGAAAAATTGGAGCGAATTATAGATGAAACTTTAGATCAAGACATGAGTCTGATTTCGGGAATTCCGCCTTGGGTGCAAATGTATTTTGATAGAATTCAAGCAAGGGTTAAGAAGCCAATTAAAGACATCTTCCCAAATTTTGAAATGTTTGTCTACGGAGGCGTTAATTTTGAGCCTTATAAAAATAAATTATACGAAAGCATCGGTAAAAAAGTAGATTCGATAGAAACATATCCGGCTTCAGAAGGATTTATTGCCTATCAAGACACCCAGACAGAAGGAGGACTTTTACTTTTATTAAACAGCGGGATATTTTTTGAGTTTATTCCGGTAGAGGAATATTTTGACGAAAACCCAACTCGCTTAATGATTGATCAAGTAGAATTAGATAAAAATTATGCTTTAATCATTAATAGCAATGCTGGTCTTTGGGGATACTCAATAGGTGACACTGTTAAATTTGTTTCCACAGATCCGTATAGAGTAGTGGTTTCCGGAAGAATTAAGCATTTCATTTCGGCTTTTGGTGAACATGTGATCGGAGAGGAAGTTGAAAATGCTATGAGGGCAACATTAGAAAAATTTGAAAATGTGAAAATAACGGAATTCACGGTGGCACCTCAGGTAACTCCAAAATCGGGATTACCTCATCACGAATGGTTTGTAGAATTCGATAATCCTCCAATAGATTTGGAAGCATTTTCTCAAGAGTTAGATATCAATCTAAGAAAAAGAAACAGTTATTATGACGACCTCATTACTGGAAATATACTTACACCCTTGAAAATAAGAACATTAAAAAAAGCCTCATTTATTAATTACATGAGATCTGAAGGAAAGCTGGGCGGACAAAATAAAGTTCCTCGCTTGTCAAACGATAGGAAATTAGCGGAGGCTTTGGAAAATTATACACATTAA
- a CDS encoding 1-deoxy-D-xylulose-5-phosphate reductoisomerase has translation MSNKKSIAILGSTGSIGTQALEVIKSHPDHFQVEVLTAQTNVELLIQQSIQFRPNAVVIGNEAFYDQIFNVLDPLGIKVYSGEKSLASVVQMDTIDVVLTALVGYAGLVPTIKAIEAGKHIALANKETLVVAGELVTSLAQEKGVNIYPVDSEHSAIFQCLVGEFHNPIEKIILTASGGPFRGRSRKFLESVKKEQALKHPNWDMGAKITIDSASLMNKGLEVIEAKWLFNLREDQVDVVVHPQSIIHSMVQFEDSSIKAQMGLPDMRVPIMFALSYPDRLKADFPRFNFMDYPQLTFEQPDSDTFRNLALAFHALGREGNAACILNAANEVVVSAFLEDKISFLGMSEVIENCLAKVDFVKTPSLEDYISTDKETRIKALELIN, from the coding sequence ATGTCTAATAAAAAATCGATAGCCATCTTAGGCTCCACAGGTTCAATTGGAACTCAAGCTTTGGAGGTTATCAAATCACATCCCGATCATTTTCAAGTAGAAGTCTTAACTGCACAAACCAACGTAGAATTACTAATACAACAATCTATTCAATTCAGGCCTAATGCAGTAGTCATAGGCAACGAGGCTTTTTATGATCAAATTTTCAATGTATTAGATCCCTTAGGAATAAAAGTTTACTCTGGAGAGAAATCATTAGCCAGTGTGGTTCAAATGGACACTATTGATGTTGTTTTAACCGCACTTGTTGGCTATGCAGGCTTAGTACCCACAATAAAAGCCATAGAAGCAGGCAAACACATTGCATTAGCAAATAAAGAAACCTTGGTAGTTGCAGGAGAATTAGTCACTTCCTTAGCTCAAGAAAAGGGAGTGAATATTTACCCTGTGGATTCTGAGCATTCCGCAATTTTCCAATGCCTAGTTGGAGAATTCCATAATCCTATAGAAAAAATAATTTTAACTGCATCCGGTGGTCCTTTCAGAGGGCGAAGCAGAAAATTTTTGGAATCTGTAAAGAAGGAACAAGCGCTAAAACATCCGAACTGGGATATGGGTGCTAAGATCACAATAGATTCTGCCAGTTTGATGAACAAAGGACTCGAAGTAATTGAGGCAAAATGGTTATTTAATCTAAGGGAAGACCAAGTAGATGTGGTAGTGCATCCACAATCCATCATACATAGCATGGTCCAATTTGAAGACAGCTCCATTAAAGCGCAAATGGGCTTACCCGACATGCGGGTACCGATTATGTTCGCATTAAGCTATCCCGACCGTTTAAAGGCTGATTTTCCTAGATTCAATTTTATGGACTATCCACAACTTACATTTGAGCAACCCGATAGTGACACATTCCGTAACTTAGCTTTGGCTTTCCATGCGCTTGGGCGTGAAGGAAATGCAGCCTGTATTTTGAATGCAGCGAACGAAGTAGTAGTTTCGGCCTTTCTTGAAGACAAAATTTCCTTTTTAGGGATGTCAGAAGTGATAGAAAATTGCCTTGCAAAAGTAGATTTTGTCAAAACACCAAGTTTGGAAGATTATATTTCAACAGATAAAGAAACTAGAATTAAAGCTTTAGAGTTAATAAATTAA
- the rseP gene encoding RIP metalloprotease RseP encodes METVIMIAQLILGLSILVGLHEFGHLLAAKAFGMRVEQFSIGFPPKIFSFKYGETEYALSAIPLGGFVKISGMIDESLDTKNMDKEPEPYEFRAKPAWQRLIVMMGGIIVNVITGIIIFIFLQYGYGETYESKDNITENGIYAYEPAKEIGLQTGDIIINVNGKEYEKVSDLTSSDVLLESDSYYTVLRDGKEIVVPIPNDMIERISEDNQRVAFISPLYEFEVDNIQPQSNADMAGLIPGDKIIAVNGEEVKYFQFLREKLESNKGEEIRLTIKRNEKIENLQAKVGDDGLLGFRPKMDVELEHEEFTFAESIPTGTAKAFNVIWLNIKGFGKIFRGEVSASESLSGPIGIAQIFGGEWVWQKFWGITGLLSMVLAFMNFLPIPALDGGHVVFLSYEIVSGRKPSDKFLENAQKVGMVLLLSLMAFAIFNDIWKVIF; translated from the coding sequence ATGGAAACAGTTATTATGATCGCCCAACTTATCTTGGGCTTATCTATTTTAGTAGGATTGCACGAGTTTGGCCACCTTTTGGCTGCCAAAGCTTTTGGTATGAGAGTGGAACAATTTTCAATCGGGTTCCCTCCAAAAATTTTCAGTTTTAAGTACGGAGAAACCGAATACGCACTTAGCGCAATTCCTTTAGGCGGTTTTGTGAAAATTTCAGGCATGATTGATGAATCCTTGGACACTAAGAATATGGACAAAGAGCCTGAGCCTTATGAATTTCGAGCTAAACCTGCGTGGCAACGATTGATAGTAATGATGGGAGGTATAATCGTCAACGTAATTACGGGTATAATCATATTTATATTTTTACAGTATGGATATGGCGAAACTTACGAATCAAAAGACAACATTACTGAAAACGGTATTTATGCTTATGAGCCAGCAAAAGAAATTGGTTTACAAACTGGTGATATCATTATCAATGTAAATGGAAAAGAGTATGAAAAAGTAAGTGATCTCACTAGTTCTGACGTTTTATTAGAATCAGATAGTTACTATACAGTCTTAAGGGATGGAAAAGAAATTGTTGTTCCGATTCCCAACGACATGATTGAAAGAATTTCTGAAGACAATCAGCGTGTTGCCTTCATTTCTCCACTTTATGAGTTTGAGGTTGATAATATTCAACCTCAAAGCAATGCAGACATGGCTGGACTTATTCCTGGTGACAAAATAATTGCCGTTAATGGAGAGGAAGTAAAATATTTCCAATTCCTTAGAGAGAAACTAGAAAGTAATAAAGGCGAAGAAATCCGCTTGACAATTAAAAGAAATGAAAAAATAGAGAATCTTCAAGCTAAAGTGGGCGATGATGGACTCTTAGGTTTTAGACCCAAAATGGATGTTGAATTGGAGCATGAAGAATTTACTTTTGCAGAATCAATTCCAACTGGAACCGCCAAAGCGTTCAATGTTATTTGGTTGAATATAAAAGGATTTGGCAAAATATTCAGGGGTGAGGTTTCTGCTTCGGAATCTTTATCTGGGCCAATTGGTATTGCACAAATTTTCGGTGGCGAATGGGTTTGGCAAAAATTCTGGGGAATTACTGGCCTTCTTTCCATGGTATTGGCATTTATGAACTTCCTGCCAATTCCTGCATTGGATGGTGGACATGTAGTTTTCTTAAGCTATGAAATTGTCTCAGGAAGAAAACCTTCCGATAAATTCCTTGAGAATGCTCAAAAGGTAGGTATGGTTTTATTACTTAGCTTGATGGCTTTTGCCATTTTTAATGACATTTGGAAAGTAATTTTCTAA
- a CDS encoding DUF1684 domain-containing protein, whose translation MKPTKVLTYIVIAAVILIAVFSLFDAGDSPKVESNYIEEMKAFRHQKDSFMRNDEKSPFIEQNKEFKGLKHFDVDERFKVKASVEALENGKVYDLRTSDDKVKTYQAVAILHFDIVGSHQDLTLLQSALDGHFFLPFYDETSAITTYGAGRYLELDFQKGQQQVILDFNKAYNPYCAYTEGYSCPVPPPENNISIPINAGEKNYE comes from the coding sequence ATGAAGCCTACAAAAGTTTTAACGTATATAGTAATAGCAGCAGTCATTTTGATTGCTGTTTTTAGTTTGTTTGATGCAGGAGACAGTCCGAAAGTAGAAAGCAACTACATTGAAGAAATGAAAGCTTTCCGCCACCAAAAGGATAGCTTTATGCGAAATGATGAAAAATCCCCTTTTATTGAACAAAATAAGGAGTTCAAAGGCTTAAAGCATTTTGATGTAGACGAAAGATTTAAAGTAAAGGCATCGGTTGAGGCTCTTGAAAACGGTAAAGTCTATGACTTAAGGACTAGTGATGACAAAGTGAAAACCTATCAAGCAGTTGCAATTTTACATTTTGATATTGTTGGTTCACATCAAGATTTAACTCTACTACAATCTGCTTTAGATGGTCATTTTTTCCTTCCTTTTTACGATGAAACTTCCGCTATCACTACCTATGGAGCTGGCAGGTATTTAGAGCTTGACTTTCAGAAAGGTCAACAACAAGTGATTTTGGATTTCAATAAAGCTTATAATCCCTATTGCGCTTATACTGAAGGTTACAGCTGCCCTGTGCCACCACCGGAAAATAATATATCTATTCCTATTAATGCCGGGGAGAAGAATTATGAGTAG
- the pheT gene encoding phenylalanine--tRNA ligase subunit beta yields MKIALNWLKNYINITQSPVELSETLTNTGLEVEGMEEIETIPGGLKGLVIGEVKTCSKHPNADKLSITTVDIGEEEPVQIVCGAPNVAAGQKVVVATVNSTLYPNPDEPFKIKKSKIRGEVSMGMICAEDEIGMGASHDGIMVLNTDKANGTPAAEYFNIESDIVYEIGLTPNRADAMGHIGAARDIKAVTGEEVHFPSVLDFKVDNQDLTIAIKVENQEACPRYSGLSISNVKVAPSPDWLQNALKSIGLQPINNVVDVTNFVMHELGQPLHAFNADKISGHTIKVKNLKEGSKFITLDEKERKLSAKDLMICDGDSNPLCIAGVFGGIDSGVQDHTTNVFLESAYFSADSVRKTSQHHQLKTDASFRYERGTDPNITVYALKRAALLIQEVAGGQISSQVQDEYPVAIPDREVLMKYKNIDRLIGKKLEQNEIHTILNRLDIETTDKTENGFKAIVPPYRVDVTREADVIEEIIRIYGFNNIDLPETLSSSYMASFPEVDPVKMRKEAGLLLTANAFQEIMTNSLTKPVFSQQLDGFNPEENVEMLNKLSEDLGVMRQDLLFTAMDVLAYNINRRQNDLKFYEFGKVYKKINSKYKEEMRLGIYLTGKNESENWIRKNESVKFHDLYSAVLKIFNKFNAESIENEEFHNDCFDYGLKLKIKQKSVAELGKLSKKALKLSGLKQDVFYANINWEVLLKMVNTNIQFEAVSKYPEVKRDLSLVIDEQVSYDEIKKISLKQAQYLISNIDVFDVYQGDKIEKGKKAYALSFTLQDKTKTLTDKIIDKTMEKLMKAFENEIGAVIRK; encoded by the coding sequence ATGAAGATAGCTTTAAACTGGTTAAAGAACTATATAAATATTACCCAATCTCCTGTAGAACTTTCAGAAACCCTGACCAACACTGGTCTAGAGGTTGAAGGAATGGAAGAGATTGAAACCATACCTGGTGGATTAAAGGGATTGGTAATTGGAGAAGTAAAGACGTGCAGCAAACATCCAAATGCGGATAAACTGAGCATTACGACAGTTGATATTGGCGAAGAAGAACCAGTACAAATCGTTTGCGGTGCTCCGAATGTAGCAGCAGGTCAAAAAGTAGTGGTCGCCACAGTCAATTCTACCCTATATCCCAATCCTGATGAGCCTTTCAAAATCAAGAAATCCAAAATCCGTGGAGAGGTCAGCATGGGGATGATATGCGCTGAAGATGAAATTGGTATGGGTGCAAGCCATGATGGCATAATGGTATTGAATACTGATAAAGCAAATGGCACTCCGGCAGCAGAATATTTTAATATAGAATCTGATATAGTCTATGAAATTGGCTTAACACCTAACCGTGCTGATGCGATGGGTCACATCGGAGCTGCAAGAGACATCAAAGCCGTAACTGGAGAAGAAGTCCATTTCCCTTCAGTTCTGGATTTCAAAGTGGACAATCAGGACCTTACGATAGCAATAAAAGTAGAAAACCAGGAAGCTTGTCCAAGATATTCTGGTTTAAGCATATCTAATGTTAAAGTTGCTCCAAGTCCGGACTGGTTGCAAAATGCTTTAAAAAGTATTGGCTTACAGCCTATCAATAATGTAGTGGATGTTACTAATTTTGTGATGCACGAATTAGGCCAACCCTTGCATGCTTTCAATGCTGATAAGATTTCAGGCCACACAATCAAGGTCAAAAATTTAAAGGAGGGCAGTAAATTTATTACTTTGGATGAAAAAGAAAGAAAATTATCCGCTAAAGATTTAATGATTTGTGACGGAGATTCCAATCCACTATGTATAGCAGGAGTTTTTGGCGGGATAGATTCCGGAGTTCAAGATCACACCACAAATGTATTTTTGGAATCAGCATATTTCTCAGCCGATAGCGTACGAAAAACATCACAACATCACCAATTAAAAACCGATGCTTCCTTTCGATACGAAAGAGGGACAGACCCTAATATAACCGTTTATGCCCTTAAGAGAGCCGCTCTTTTAATTCAGGAAGTGGCAGGAGGCCAGATCAGCAGTCAGGTTCAGGATGAGTATCCTGTAGCTATTCCAGACAGAGAGGTTTTAATGAAATATAAAAACATCGACCGATTGATAGGAAAAAAACTGGAGCAGAATGAAATCCATACTATTCTCAATCGATTGGATATTGAAACCACTGATAAAACAGAAAATGGATTTAAAGCCATAGTACCACCTTACCGAGTAGATGTTACCCGCGAAGCGGATGTGATTGAAGAAATCATACGAATCTACGGTTTTAACAATATTGATTTGCCCGAAACGCTTTCCAGCAGTTACATGGCTAGTTTCCCGGAAGTCGATCCAGTTAAAATGAGAAAAGAAGCTGGCTTGCTCCTGACGGCCAATGCATTTCAGGAAATAATGACCAACTCTTTAACAAAACCGGTATTTAGCCAACAGTTGGACGGATTCAATCCAGAAGAAAATGTTGAAATGCTTAACAAACTCAGCGAAGATCTGGGCGTAATGAGACAAGACTTGCTGTTTACCGCCATGGATGTTTTAGCTTATAACATCAATCGCAGACAAAATGACTTAAAATTCTATGAATTTGGAAAAGTTTATAAAAAAATTAATTCCAAATATAAGGAAGAAATGCGCCTTGGGATTTATCTGACGGGGAAAAACGAATCTGAAAATTGGATTCGAAAAAATGAATCTGTAAAATTTCATGATCTCTATTCGGCAGTTCTAAAAATTTTCAATAAATTTAATGCGGAAAGTATTGAAAATGAAGAATTTCATAACGATTGCTTCGACTATGGCTTGAAGTTAAAAATCAAGCAAAAATCAGTTGCTGAGCTGGGTAAATTAAGCAAAAAAGCACTGAAATTGAGCGGATTAAAGCAAGATGTTTTCTATGCTAATATCAATTGGGAAGTGTTACTAAAAATGGTTAATACAAATATCCAATTTGAGGCAGTGAGTAAATACCCTGAAGTAAAAAGGGATTTATCGCTCGTGATAGATGAACAAGTTTCGTATGATGAAATTAAGAAGATCAGCTTGAAACAAGCGCAGTACTTAATCAGTAACATTGATGTATTTGATGTTTATCAAGGAGATAAAATCGAAAAAGGAAAAAAAGCTTATGCTTTATCCTTCACCTTGCAGGACAAAACAAAAACATTGACAGATAAAATTATAGATAAAACAATGGAAAAACTGATGAAAGCTTTTGAAAACGAAATCGGAGCAGTAATCAGAAAATAA
- a CDS encoding cell division protein ZapA, translating to MRELSIKIKIADREYPMTVRAEEEERVRRAGKLINERLKSYREKFGIDDKQDLLSMVAFDAIVDRFGIEDDLQSNDESVINKIKSIEHLINQSI from the coding sequence ATGAGAGAACTTTCAATCAAGATCAAAATTGCTGACAGGGAATATCCCATGACAGTGAGAGCGGAAGAAGAGGAAAGAGTAAGAAGAGCCGGTAAATTAATCAATGAACGATTGAAATCTTATAGAGAAAAATTCGGGATTGATGATAAGCAGGACTTGCTTTCAATGGTAGCTTTTGATGCTATTGTTGACAGATTTGGCATTGAAGACGACTTACAAAGCAATGACGAATCGGTTATAAATAAAATAAAATCTATTGAACACTTAATTAATCAATCAATATAG